Part of the Thermodesulfobacteriota bacterium genome, AGGCTGTCTCCTACGGCTGCTCCTCGTCCGTGCCCTATATGCAGAGGGCCGGTAGGGTTGGCGCTGACAAATTCCACCTGTACTTTTCGTCCCTGGCCTATTTTAGATCGCCCATAATTTTTACGCTCCCGGTCAATCTCCGCTAATGCCTCCCGCCAGCAGCTATCTTTTACGAAAAAATTAATGAACCCCGGGCCCGCTACCTCTACTTTCGACAAAAAATCAGCGCTTTTCCCTATCTCTTCAGACAGCGCCTGAGCAACATCGCTCGGGCTCTTTTTGAGAGAACCGGCCATTACTAAGGCTACATTCGACGAATAATCGCCGTGGGTCTCTGTTTTGGGCCTTTCGAGCTGAAAGCCGGGAACATCTTTATATTCTATTCCCTGCCGATCAAAAAAGGCCTTTATACTATTTAAAACTACTAGTTGCAGTCTTTTTCGCATCTCTAATCCATTAATGTCTTTAAATTTATAAACCGTTCGACTGTGTTGTCAAGGATTGACTGTAAAGCGCGGATTACGGCTGCCTACGGCACAGAGAAGGTCATAACTGATAGTCCCGGCTCGGTCCGCCACCTCATCTACAGAGATAACCTGATCACCCTGTCTTCCAAAAATGACCACCTCATCATCTACAGCTGCGCCTTTAATGTGGCTCACATCAATCATGGTCAGACACATACACACCGTGCCGAGCACGGGCGCCCGTTTCCGACGTATCAGCACCTCTCCCCGGTTGGAAATAGAGCGGCTGTATCCGGCATCATAGCCTACCGGCACTACAGCAATAGTCTTTGCCTCGGGTGTAACGTACCTCCGGCCATAACTAATCGAGGCGCCTGCCGGTATTTTTTTAACCTGGATCACCTTACTTTTAAAGGTCATTACCGGCCTTAGCGCCGCTACGCCTTGCATGTCCTTACCGGGATATGCGCCATAGATCATGATACCCGGTCGTACCAGATTCATCCGTGCCGCCGGGTAGGCCATCAGCCCTGCCGAATTGGCAATATGATTTTGAGGAAGCTCAAACCCTAAACCCCTGCCGATATTAATAGCCTCATTAAAGTGTTCTAATTGACTCAAAGTGTAATCCCTATCATTACTGCTGTCCGCACAGGATAGATGCGACATAAGCCCCAAGACCTTGATGCCTTCCTTCCCACGAACGTAAGAAAGGATAGCAGGCAAATCAGTTATGCCTACACCCAGACGCCCCATACCCGTATCAACTTTTATGTAAATGCCTGCTACCCTGTCTCTATTTTGGGATTCTCTGGAAAGGGCATCTATAAGCTCAAAGTTATAGACCACAGGAGAGATATTGAACTCAACAATCTCAAATGCGTCCCGCTTTGATTCCGGCAGGTGCAGGATAATAGGAGCCCAGACGCCTGCTTGCCTTAAAGTTACGGCCTCCTCCATTATGGATACGAAGAAGCCATCAGCGCCTTGCTCTTGAAGGGCCTGTGCAACCGGAATAAGACCATGTCCATAGGCATCTGATTTTACTACAGGGAAAACTGCCACTTCTGGTTTGACCAGCCGTTTTGCCTCTCTGAAATTATGCCTTACGGCTGAGAGGTCAATTTCAACCCTGTTTAGTGCCATTTTATGCAGCGCCGGCCCGTGCTATCGCCCCATAGAAATAAGTTTCGAATCTTGCGTAACTTACCAGATTGCATCCCGTGTTACAAGGGCTTTATAGACCTGATTTGCCGCCTGAAGGGAAAGGGGGCGTTATTACCAGGGCCACAAAGCATTAAGGGCTTCTACACTCTTAAAAACATCTTCCTCACGATGGGGTTCAAGGGTAACTATCGGTCTGGGGGAACAATTCTTCAGGCAGGAAAAAACTGAGCTAAAATCTATATTGCCACGACCGAGGGCCAGATGGGAATCGGTGTCCCCTAAATTGTCATGCAGGTGAAGCTGTCCCAGATAAGGCCGCAGTTTTCCCAGCCAGACCGCAATATCCGTGCGGCCAAACACATGCCAGTGCCCTATATCAAAGCAAAAGCCGGCGTGGGGCGAGTTAAGCTGTGACAACAGGGCTACGTGGAGGTCTGGAGTTTCCTCATAAACATTTTCCAGCATCACCTTTGTTCCTGCACTCCGGGCCAGATCTATTAAAGGCAGCCAGGACTCAACACTCCTTTCCAACCAGGAATCAACTTGGTTTTGATAGCTTTGACTGTTAAAGCCGGTGTGGCAGACCACACTGAGCGGCTCAAATACCGGCAGTAGTTCAAATGCCTGACGTAGCCGCCTTATAGTAGCTTTTCGCATAAGTGGATCGGGTGAACCCGGCACCATATCCATAAAAGGGGCATGCAGGGTAACAGAAAGGTCTTCCTGACGCAGGAGGCGTGCTATCTCTGTAAACTGAGCCGGAGAAAATTCATCCAAGGCTCGGCTATCTACACCGATCTCCGGATTGATACGGTTCTTTAAGACCACCGGCAGGTATTTGTTCTTTAGCAGGACAAAAGGAACGTTTATCTGGACAGCACGGATCAAATGCTTCATTTCCAACAAACGCCTCTCTTATCAGTTCTGTTTAGTCTGATGTCTCTATTTGAGGCCAGCATAGTATGTTTTTGAGTCCGAATCAAGCCCGGATCTCCAATTTTTAAACGAACATGCCCGATAACATCTTGACATACCTATGTAAAATGAGTAACGTACCAACTCAACGAAGAAATATTCCCATTTATAGGGCTACTAAATAATCTTTTACGTTAAGGATAGGTGCCTTGGCCTTTAATCCTCAAAGGAGCAAAAGAAGCCAATGCTTTCCATTGTGAATGAAATGCAGTTTAAAGACGGAGACTATATATTCAAAGAAGGAAGTTACGGGGATTGGATCTATGTGATTTTATCCGGCCAGGTTGAAATCTCAAAATATTGCCGGGGGCAAAAGGTTATCGTAGAGACCTTAAAAGAAGGTGACGTCTTTGGAGAAATGAGCTTTGTCGATAAAACGCCGCGCTCCGCCTCGGCCATAGCCAGGGGGAACGTCTCTCTGGGTATCGTGGACCGTGATCTCCTGGACCATGAATATAATAAACTGTCGCAGGATATGCGCATGGTATTCAGGGCCTTGGTAAAACGCC contains:
- the alr gene encoding alanine racemase, with the translated sequence MALNRVEIDLSAVRHNFREAKRLVKPEVAVFPVVKSDAYGHGLIPVAQALQEQGADGFFVSIMEEAVTLRQAGVWAPIILHLPESKRDAFEIVEFNISPVVYNFELIDALSRESQNRDRVAGIYIKVDTGMGRLGVGITDLPAILSYVRGKEGIKVLGLMSHLSCADSSNDRDYTLSQLEHFNEAINIGRGLGFELPQNHIANSAGLMAYPAARMNLVRPGIMIYGAYPGKDMQGVAALRPVMTFKSKVIQVKKIPAGASISYGRRYVTPEAKTIAVVPVGYDAGYSRSISNRGEVLIRRKRAPVLGTVCMCLTMIDVSHIKGAAVDDEVVIFGRQGDQVISVDEVADRAGTISYDLLCAVGSRNPRFTVNP
- a CDS encoding sugar phosphate isomerase/epimerase is translated as MKHLIRAVQINVPFVLLKNKYLPVVLKNRINPEIGVDSRALDEFSPAQFTEIARLLRQEDLSVTLHAPFMDMVPGSPDPLMRKATIRRLRQAFELLPVFEPLSVVCHTGFNSQSYQNQVDSWLERSVESWLPLIDLARSAGTKVMLENVYEETPDLHVALLSQLNSPHAGFCFDIGHWHVFGRTDIAVWLGKLRPYLGQLHLHDNLGDTDSHLALGRGNIDFSSVFSCLKNCSPRPIVTLEPHREEDVFKSVEALNALWPW